Proteins from one Juglans microcarpa x Juglans regia isolate MS1-56 chromosome 1S, Jm3101_v1.0, whole genome shotgun sequence genomic window:
- the LOC121244598 gene encoding scarecrow-like protein 32 has protein sequence MMQFSEAPPQPLHQMTPFSIPTMNKSQIHKTRPWLGFPTSKSLGSIGDANCMEQLLVHCANAIESNDATLAQQILWVLNNIAPPDGDSNQRLTCGFLRALIARAAKSGSCKMLAAMANAPSNLAIDTHKFSVIELASFVDLTPWHRFGFTAANAAILEAVEGYSVIHIVDLSLTHCMQIPTLIDAIANRHEVPPLVKLTVATAIEDFPPKLDLSYEELGSKLVNFAMSKNVMMEFRVSPSSYKDGFATLIEQLRVQHLVYPESSEALVINCHMMLHYIPEETLVSIPSTNSNPYAFECSSTSTASSFRTMFLSAVRSLDPTIVILVDEDVDLTSNNVVCRLRSAFNYLWIPYDTMDTFLPKGSKQRQWYEADICWKIENVIAHEGLQRVERLETKSQWVQRMRNANFHGVSFGEEAVSEVKTMLDEHAAGWGLKKEEEDLVLTWKGHNVVFATAWLPA, from the coding sequence atgatGCAATTCTCGGAGGCTCCACCACAACCCTTACACCAAATGACTCCATTTTCCATTCCTACTATGAACAAAAGCCAGATTCATAAGACTCGGCCATGGCTTGGATTTCCCACATCGAAGTCCTTAGGGAGCATTGGTGATGCCAATTGTATGGAGCAACTTCTCGTCCACTGTGCCAATGCAATTGAAAGCAACGATGCCACTCTTGCCCAACAAATTCTATGGGTCTTAAACAACATTGCACCCCCAGATGGGGACTCGAATCAGCGCCTTACTTGCGGCTTCCTCCGAGCTCTAATTGCACGCGCAGCCAAAAGTGGAAGCTGCAAAATGCTGGCTGCTATGGCAAACGCTCCCAGCAATCTTGCTATAGACACACACAAGTTCTCAGTCATTGAGCTTGCTAGCTTTGTGGACTTGACCCCTTGGCATCGGTTTGGTTTCACAGCAGCCAACGCAGCAATTTTAGAAGCTGTTGAAGGGTACTCGGTCATTCACATCGTCGATTTAAGCTTGACACATTGCATGCAGATTCCTACACTGATTGATGCCATAGCTAATCGTCATGAGGTCCCTCCTCTGGTCAAGCTCACCGTAGCCACTGCCATAGAAGACTTCCCACCAAAGCTCGACCTTTCGTACGAGGAATTGGGTTCCAAGTTGGTTAATTTCGCCATGTCTAAGAATGTTATGATGGAGTTTAGAGTGAGTCCTTCAAGTTACAAAGACGGGTTTGCCACCTTAATCGAACAACTTCGGGTTCAACATTTAGTCTATCCCGAAAGCAGCGAGGCACTGGTAATTAACTGCCATATGATGCTTCACTACATCCCGGAAGAAACCCTTGTATCGATTCCTAGTACAAACTCAAACCCTTATGCTTTTGAATGTTCCTCCACAAGTACTGCTTCCTCTTTTCGGACAATGTTTCTCAGTGCAGTTCGGAGTTTAGACCCAACCATTGTAATTCTAGTAGACGAAGATGTAGATTTGACATCGAATAATGTGGTGTGTAGGTTAAGATCAGCGTTTAACTATTTATGGATACCTTATGATACTATGGATACATTCCTTCCAAAGGGGAGTAAACAGAGGCAGTGGTACGAAGCCGATATTTGCTGGAAGATTGAGAATGTGATAGCACATGAGGGCCTTCAAAGGGTTGAGCGGCTTGAAACTAAAAGCCAGTGGGTGCAACGAATGAGAAATGCCAATTTTCATGGAGTTTCTTTCGGAGAGGAAGCAGTCTCGGAGGTGAAGACCATGCTAGATGAGCATGCAGCTGGGTGGGgattgaagaaggaagaagaagatcttGTTCTTACATGGAAAGGACATAATGTTGTGTTTGCCACTGCTTGGTTGCCTGCTTAA
- the LOC121246289 gene encoding uncharacterized protein LOC121246289, giving the protein MDHLSPLGPYGKNHSVAFEESLIPTFQEKLSTVEMLSFGSKPPDSVEDGKEVDQASGSPSFYSKSLIRAPLGISLKTKGMRKVLWSGSMTAIFTGTYQNEGELPNTSSLRKRLEQKWETEGVKISMDCANLLNNGFDVYLKRLINPCLDLAGSRKQRGTFGDAKMDTS; this is encoded by the exons ATGGACCACTTGAGTCCTCTTGGGCCTTACGGGAAAAACCATAGTGTTGCTTTTGAAGAATCTTTAATCCCCACATTTCAAGAAAAACTGAGTACTGTAGAGATGCTTTCTTTTGGTAGCAAACCACCCGACTCGGTAGAAGATGGGAAAGAGGTTGATCAGGCATCAGGAAGCCCAAGCTTTTATAGTAAGAGCCTTATTAGGGCTCCTCTTGGCATCTCCTTGAAGACCAAAGGAATGAGAAAAGTGCTATGGAGTGGATCAATGACTGCAATTTTTACAGGGACTTATCAGAACGAGGGTGAGCTACCTAATACTAGTTCTTTAAGGAAGAGATTGGAGCAGAAATGGGAGACGGAGGGTGTGAAAATCTCGATGGATTGTGCCAACTTATTGAACAATGGTTTTGATGTATATCTCAAGAGATTGATAAATCCTTGTTTGGATCTTGCTGGTTCAAG GAAACAGAGAGGGACTTTTGGTGATGCAAAGATGGACACATCCTAA
- the LOC121246290 gene encoding guanine nucleotide-binding protein-like 3 — translation MNFAPHLLDILPFKGVLGPFDRGRERKLDDLDKAFYKDFGKVTEASNVIVEVLDTLDSLSTRCVDIEKLVMKFIPQETLVLLLNKIDLVPKEAVEKWLKYLREELPIVAFKCSTQQQRSSLGWKSSSKAAKPSNLMQTRDCIGAETLIKLLKNYSRNHEIKKSIMVGIIGLPNVGKSSLINSLKRCYRQHWCYSGIYKINVRSSVRQKSQIVGLPWNARPSTPLMTTSSATSGRVDIEEPPECRETDIPCTSKRVEESKEDRPNSQDNEDGIAKTPQLEDEVGGDMIEEPKSGMEFNSFEKLMVYYKQYGQKSGFGVMIRRTDKGDDETV, via the exons ATGAATTTTGCTCCCCATTTGCTTGATATATTGCCATTTAAGGGTGTTCTTGGgccctttgatagaggaagagaaagaaaactt GATGATTTGGACAAAGCTTTCTACAAGGATTTTGGTAAGGTCACTGAAGCATCAAATGTTATTGTAGAGGTTCTTGATACTCTTGATTCCCTAAGTACTCGTTGTGTTGATATAGAGAAGTTGGTGATGAAATTCATACCTCAAGAGACTCTAGTTTTACTTCTGAATAAAATTGATCTTGTTCCTAAAGAAGCTGTTGAGAAGTGGCTCAAGTATCTTAGGGAAGAATTACCAATAGTTGCATTTAAGTGCAGTACTCAACAACAAAGATCAAGCTTAGGGTGGAAGTCGTCATCCAAGGCAGCAAAACCAAGCAATCTTATGCAAACGAGGGATTGTATAGGAGCTGAAACTCTTATTAAATTGTTGAAGAATTACTCAAGAAACCATGAGATAAAGAAGTCAATTATGGTGGGTATTATTGGCCTACCCAATGTTGGTAAGAGTAGTCTCATTAATAGTTTGAAGAGGTGTTATCGCCAACATTGGTGCTACTCCGGGATTTACAAGATCAATGTAAGAAGTTCAGTTAGGCAAAAATCTCAAATTGTTGGACTACCCTGG aatGCTAGGCCCTCGACTCCTCTCATGACTACAAGCTCTGCTACGAGTGGAAGAGTTGATATAGAGGAACCACCTGAATGTAGAGAAACTGATATTCCATGTACCTctaaaagagttgaagaaagTAAAGAAGATAGACCAAATTCACAAGACAATGAGGATGGCATTGCCAAGACACCGCAGTTAGAGGATGAAGTTGGTGGTGATATGATTGAAGAGCCAAAGTCTGGAATGgagtttaattcttttgaaaaattaatggTTTATTATAAGCAGTATGGTCAGAAAAGTGGGTTTGGGGTAATGATAAGAAGGACTGATAAGGGGGATGATGAGACTGTCTGA
- the LOC121245783 gene encoding peroxidase 35-like yields the protein MDARFVLAWSLLILGFCGLYPYTVSAQLKQNYYANVCPNVETIVRDAVGKKVEQTSVAVAATIRLFFHDCFVQGCDASVIIQSTGSNKAEKDHPDNLSLAGDGFDTVIKAKEAVDAVPSCKNKVSCADILAMATRDVIALSGGPSYAVELGRMDGVSSKATSVEGKLPKPLFNLDQLNTMFAANGLSQMDMVALSAAHTVGFSHCGRFANRIYNFSRQNPVDPTLDKNYAAQLQSQCPKNVDPTIVVNMDPISPNTFDKAYFKNLQQGKGLFSSDQVLFTDTRSRPTVNSWAVSTSAFETAFVSAITKLGRVGVKTGKNGNIRRDCAAFN from the exons ATGGATGCTCGGTTTGTCCTTGCGTGGTCACTTTTGATCTTAGGTTTCTGCGGCCTCTACCCTTACACAGTGTCGGCACAACTAAAGCAAAACTACTATGCCAACGTCTGCCCCAATGTCGAAACCATCGTAAGAGATGCAGTTGGAAAGAAAGTTGAACAAACTTCGGTCGCAGTTGCTGCAACTATCCGTCTCTTTTTTCATGACTGCTTTGTCCag GGTTGTGATGCCTCTGTAATTATACAGTCTACTGGAAGCAACAAGGCGGAGAAGGACCACCCTGATAATCTGTCCTTGGCAGGAGATGGCTTTGACACCGTGATCAAAGCCAAAGAAGCTGTTGATGCTGTCCCAAGCTGCAAAAACAAAGTCTCCTGCGCTGATATTCTCGCAATGGCAACCAGAGACGTCATTGCACTG TCTGGGGGGCCTTCTTATGCTGTGGAGTTGGGAAGAATGGACGGGGTGAGCTCAAAAGCAACGAGCGTAGAAGGGAAGCTGCCAAAGCCACTCTTCAATTTGGACCAGCTCAATACAATGTTTGCTGCCAATGGTCTCTCCCAAATGGATATGGTTGCTCTCTCAG CTGCACATACCGTCGGATTCTCTCACTGCGGCCGATTTGCAAACCGTATATACAATTTCAGCCGTCAAAACCCAGTGGACCCTACGCTGGACAAGAATTATGCAGCTCAGCTGCAATCACAGTGTCCCAAGAATGTGGACCCCACGATAGTCGTCAACATGGACCCAATCTCACCCAATACCTTCGATAAAGCATACTTTAAGAATCTGCAACAAGGCAAGGGACTGTTCAGCTCGGACCAAGTTCTGTTCACGGACACAAGGTCCAGGCCAACTGTAAACAGTTGGGCAGTCAGCACTTCTGCCTTTGAAACCGCCTTTGTCTCCGCCATCACCAAGCTCGGTCGCGTCGGGGTCAAGACAGGGAAGAATGGCAACATTCGTCGTGATTGTGCTGCTTTTAATTGA